A single region of the Plantactinospora soyae genome encodes:
- a CDS encoding LysR family transcriptional regulator: protein MLDVRRMQVLRAVVTSGSVTAAARELGYSPSAVSQQMAALEKEAGIALLERTGRGVRPTEAGRVLTEHAAGIDRHVAEAETALADLRAGRTGRVSLGYFATAGATLVAPALAALRRDRPEVRVDLKLVDPDDPLQEVKQGRADLALVVRSPDRPPVDGIRFVHLRDDSYRAVLPTGHRLATKRLLDLADLATEPWVGSEWPGPCLDVILDACGSAGFRPDFVVESEDYATAQGFVAAGLGVSLVPELGLGSRHPAVVVRKVRNPQPVRGIYAAVRESSPPRPALRGLLDALRTAATAERQS, encoded by the coding sequence ATGCTTGACGTACGCCGGATGCAGGTGTTGCGGGCGGTGGTGACCAGCGGCTCGGTCACCGCGGCGGCCCGCGAACTGGGCTACAGCCCGTCGGCGGTGAGTCAGCAGATGGCGGCGCTGGAGAAGGAGGCCGGGATCGCCCTGTTGGAGCGGACCGGCCGGGGCGTACGGCCCACGGAGGCGGGCCGGGTGTTGACCGAGCACGCCGCCGGAATCGACAGGCACGTCGCCGAGGCGGAGACCGCCCTCGCCGACCTGCGCGCCGGGCGTACCGGTCGGGTGTCCCTCGGGTACTTCGCGACCGCCGGAGCGACCCTGGTCGCCCCCGCGCTGGCGGCGCTGCGCCGGGACCGCCCGGAGGTACGGGTCGACCTGAAGCTGGTCGATCCGGATGACCCGCTCCAGGAGGTGAAGCAGGGCCGGGCCGACCTGGCCCTCGTGGTCCGGTCACCCGATCGCCCCCCGGTCGACGGCATCCGGTTCGTCCATCTTCGCGACGACAGCTATCGCGCCGTGCTGCCCACCGGACACCGGCTGGCCACGAAGCGGCTGCTCGACCTCGCCGACCTCGCCACCGAGCCGTGGGTCGGCAGCGAGTGGCCGGGCCCCTGTCTGGACGTGATCCTCGACGCCTGCGGCTCGGCCGGCTTCCGCCCGGACTTCGTGGTGGAGAGCGAGGACTACGCCACGGCGCAGGGTTTCGTCGCCGCCGGGCTCGGCGTCAGCCTGGTGCCGGAACTGGGGCTGGGCAGCCGGCATCCCGCCGTGGTCGTCCGCAAGGTCCGTAACCCGCAGCCGGTCCGGGGGATCTACGCGGCGGTACGCGAATCGTCACCGCCCCGGCCCGCGCTGCGTGGACTCCTCGACGCGCTGCGGACCGCGGCGACCGCCGAACGCCAGTCGTGA
- a CDS encoding helix-turn-helix domain-containing protein — MGDLNDSMADFIVEEIRRARCTAGMTQEAFGKGANCSASLVSAVENGTRALTMDYIRGADNALKTGGLFLRLVEQFDAGVGSPVWLQEWLTKEREATSIRWHEPSLVPGLLQTEAYARAVLTGGRLLTAKRVEQFLAARLDRQSVLSRDDPPQFVTVLDAAVLRRPIGGPAVMREQLDHLLTSAEQPHIHLHVVPDGVGAYAGLAGGFILMKGKSGEIAHVDSALRAHITADPDAVASLHNRWESLRGEALPHTPSIELITEIAKSWT, encoded by the coding sequence GTGGGCGACCTGAACGATTCGATGGCGGACTTCATCGTCGAGGAGATCCGCCGGGCCCGGTGCACGGCCGGGATGACCCAGGAGGCTTTCGGCAAGGGAGCGAACTGCTCGGCATCCCTGGTCAGCGCGGTAGAGAACGGAACCCGGGCCCTGACCATGGACTACATCAGGGGCGCGGACAACGCGCTGAAGACCGGCGGCCTGTTCCTGCGCCTGGTAGAGCAGTTCGACGCCGGTGTCGGCTCGCCGGTCTGGCTACAGGAATGGTTGACCAAGGAACGCGAGGCCACCTCGATCCGCTGGCACGAGCCGTCGCTGGTGCCGGGTCTGTTGCAGACCGAGGCGTACGCCCGAGCGGTGCTGACCGGCGGCCGGCTGCTCACCGCGAAGCGGGTGGAGCAGTTCCTGGCGGCCCGGCTGGACCGGCAGTCGGTGCTGTCCCGGGATGACCCGCCGCAGTTCGTCACGGTGCTGGACGCCGCGGTGTTGCGTCGGCCGATCGGCGGGCCGGCGGTGATGCGGGAGCAACTCGACCACCTGCTGACCAGCGCCGAGCAGCCACACATCCACCTGCACGTGGTGCCGGACGGGGTGGGCGCCTACGCCGGGCTGGCCGGCGGATTCATCCTGATGAAGGGGAAGAGCGGCGAGATTGCCCATGTGGACAGCGCGTTGCGGGCGCACATCACCGCCGACCCGGACGCCGTTGCCAGCCTGCACAACAGGTGGGAGAGTCTGAGAGGTGAGGCGCTGCCGCACACCCCCTCGATCGAACTGATCACGGAGATAGCGAAGTCATGGACCTGA
- a CDS encoding DUF397 domain-containing protein, whose amino-acid sequence MDLTRATWRKSTRSDNGGSACVEVADNLAGVVGVRDSKDRSGPVLTFGPDAWRTFVAEVAHRR is encoded by the coding sequence ATGGACCTGACCCGCGCCACCTGGCGGAAGTCGACCCGCAGCGACAACGGTGGATCGGCCTGCGTCGAGGTGGCCGACAACTTGGCCGGAGTGGTCGGGGTCCGGGACAGCAAGGACCGGTCCGGGCCGGTGCTGACCTTCGGTCCCGACGCCTGGCGGACCTTCGTCGCCGAGGTGGCCCACCGGCGATAG
- the hutH gene encoding histidine ammonia-lyase, translated as MATVTRSVVTVQPTGVSPADVAAVARGTATVALDPSTLDAMAASRAIVDRIEQTGRPVYGVSTGFGALANTFVAPERRAELQHALIRSHAAGVGAPMPREVVRAMMLLRIRSLALGHSGVRPELAQALVDLLNADITPWVPEHGSLGASGDLAPLAHCALVLLGEGWVLAPDGTRQDAAVALRTAGLRPVTLAAKEGLALVNGTDGMLGMLLLAIADAGHLFTMADVTAALAIEAMLGSERPFLPELHAIRPHPGQALSAANIHRLLQNSPIMDSHRDDLAHAVQDAYSMRCAPQVAGAARDTLSFVDQVAGRELLSVVDNPVVLPDGRVESTGNFHGAPLGFAADFLAIAAAEVGAIAERRVDRLLDVARSRELPAFLSPDAGVNSGLMIAQYTAAGIVAENRRLAAPASVDSLPTSGMQEDHVSMGWAAAVKLRTVLENLTSLLAVELIAGVRGLQLRAPLVPSPAGRAAVAAVTPFLGEPGPDIFLAPAMEAARTVIAGPELRAAIEAEVGPLG; from the coding sequence ATGGCAACCGTGACCCGATCCGTCGTCACCGTCCAACCCACCGGGGTCTCCCCGGCCGATGTCGCGGCGGTCGCCCGGGGCACCGCGACCGTCGCCCTCGATCCCTCCACTCTGGATGCCATGGCGGCCAGTCGCGCGATCGTCGACCGGATCGAGCAGACCGGTCGCCCGGTCTACGGCGTCTCGACCGGCTTCGGCGCGCTGGCCAACACCTTCGTCGCCCCCGAGCGGCGGGCCGAGTTGCAGCACGCGCTGATCCGCTCGCACGCGGCCGGGGTCGGCGCCCCGATGCCCCGCGAGGTGGTCCGGGCGATGATGCTGCTGCGGATCCGGTCGCTCGCGCTCGGCCATTCCGGGGTACGCCCCGAGTTGGCCCAGGCCCTGGTCGACCTGCTCAACGCCGACATCACCCCGTGGGTACCCGAGCACGGCTCGCTCGGCGCCTCCGGCGACCTGGCCCCGCTGGCGCACTGCGCGCTGGTGCTGCTCGGCGAGGGTTGGGTGCTCGCCCCGGACGGCACCCGGCAGGACGCGGCGGTGGCGCTGCGTACGGCCGGGCTGCGGCCGGTCACGCTGGCCGCGAAGGAGGGGCTGGCGCTGGTCAACGGCACCGACGGGATGCTCGGGATGCTGCTGCTGGCGATCGCCGACGCCGGGCACCTGTTCACGATGGCGGACGTGACGGCGGCACTGGCGATCGAGGCGATGCTCGGCTCGGAGCGGCCGTTCCTGCCGGAGTTGCACGCGATCCGCCCGCATCCGGGGCAGGCGCTGTCGGCGGCCAACATCCACCGGCTGCTCCAGAACTCGCCCATCATGGACTCCCATCGGGACGACCTGGCGCACGCGGTCCAGGACGCGTACTCGATGCGCTGTGCACCACAGGTCGCCGGGGCGGCCCGGGACACCCTGTCCTTCGTGGATCAGGTGGCCGGCCGGGAACTGCTCTCGGTGGTGGACAACCCGGTGGTGCTGCCGGACGGCCGGGTCGAGTCGACCGGCAACTTCCACGGCGCCCCGCTCGGCTTCGCCGCCGACTTCCTCGCCATCGCCGCCGCCGAGGTCGGCGCGATCGCCGAACGCCGGGTGGACCGGCTGCTCGACGTCGCCCGGTCCCGGGAACTGCCGGCGTTCCTCTCCCCCGACGCGGGAGTCAACTCCGGGCTGATGATCGCCCAGTACACCGCCGCCGGCATCGTCGCGGAGAACCGTCGACTGGCCGCCCCCGCCTCGGTCGACTCGCTGCCGACCAGCGGCATGCAGGAGGACCACGTCTCGATGGGCTGGGCGGCGGCCGTGAAGCTGCGTACCGTGCTGGAGAACCTGACCAGCCTGCTCGCGGTGGAACTGATCGCCGGGGTACGCGGGTTGCAGTTGCGGGCTCCGCTCGTGCCGTCGCCGGCCGGTCGGGCCGCCGTCGCGGCGGTCACCCCGTTCCTCGGCGAGCCCGGTCCGGACATCTTCCTCGCCCCGGCGATGGAGGCGGCCCGTACGGTGATCGCCGGTCCCGAGCTGCGCGCCGCGATCGAGGCGGAGGTGGGCCCGCTCGGCTGA
- the hutI gene encoding imidazolonepropionase, which yields MVKLLIDNIGELVTNVAGIGEDGPLGIRRKAALLIEDGEVAWIGPARYAPAADRRIDADGRAVLPGFVDSHAHLVFAGDRAPEFAARMAGQPYTGGGIRTTVAATRAASDDRLREIVGRLRVEALRQGTTTIEIKSGYGLNVADEARSLRIASEYTTETTFLGAHVVPTEYADRPDDYVGLVCGPMLRAALPYARWIDVFCERGAFDADHARAILTVGQAAGLGVRVHANQLGPGPGVQLAVELGAASADHCTHLSDADIDALAGSETVATLLPGAEFSTRSPYPDARRLLDAGVTVALATDCNPGSSYTSSLPFCIALAVREMGMTPAEAVWAATAGGARALRRPDAGVLRPGVPADLSILDAPSYLHLAYRPGVPLIIQVLHNGVPQWQP from the coding sequence ATCGTGAAACTGCTGATCGACAACATCGGCGAGCTGGTCACCAACGTGGCGGGGATCGGCGAGGACGGCCCGCTCGGCATCCGCCGCAAGGCCGCACTGCTGATCGAGGACGGCGAGGTCGCCTGGATCGGCCCGGCCCGCTACGCGCCGGCCGCCGACCGGCGGATCGACGCCGACGGCCGGGCCGTACTGCCAGGGTTCGTGGACAGCCACGCGCACCTGGTCTTCGCCGGTGACCGGGCGCCCGAGTTCGCCGCCCGGATGGCCGGACAGCCGTACACCGGCGGTGGGATCCGGACCACGGTCGCCGCGACCCGGGCCGCCAGCGACGACCGGCTGCGCGAGATCGTCGGGCGGCTGCGCGTCGAGGCGCTGCGGCAGGGCACCACCACGATCGAGATCAAGAGTGGGTACGGCCTCAACGTCGCCGACGAGGCCCGCTCGCTGCGGATCGCCAGCGAGTACACCACCGAGACGACGTTCCTCGGCGCGCACGTGGTGCCGACCGAGTACGCCGACCGCCCGGACGACTACGTCGGACTGGTCTGCGGTCCGATGCTCCGGGCCGCCCTGCCGTACGCCCGCTGGATCGACGTCTTCTGTGAGCGGGGCGCCTTCGACGCCGACCACGCGCGGGCGATCCTGACCGTCGGGCAGGCCGCCGGACTCGGCGTACGGGTGCACGCGAACCAGCTCGGCCCGGGGCCGGGAGTGCAGCTCGCGGTGGAGCTGGGCGCCGCCAGTGCGGACCACTGCACGCACCTTTCCGACGCCGACATCGACGCGCTGGCCGGTTCGGAGACGGTGGCGACGCTGCTGCCCGGCGCCGAGTTCTCCACCCGGTCGCCGTACCCGGACGCCCGGCGGCTGCTCGACGCGGGGGTGACCGTGGCGCTGGCGACGGACTGCAACCCCGGCTCGTCGTACACCTCGTCGTTGCCGTTCTGCATCGCGCTCGCGGTGCGGGAGATGGGCATGACCCCGGCGGAGGCGGTCTGGGCGGCGACCGCCGGTGGCGCGCGGGCGCTGCGCCGCCCCGACGCCGGGGTGCTGCGTCCCGGGGTACCGGCGGACCTCAGCATCCTCGACGCGCCCTCATATCTGCACCTGGCCTACCGGCCAGGGGTTCCACTGATCATCCAGGTCCTGCACAACGGAGTACCGCAATGGCAACCGTGA
- a CDS encoding formimidoylglutamate deiminase, translated as MTGPVRYHAEYAWLPGRPVPDADVLIELADGRFTGITVGVPAGSADAYRLSGLTLPGLANTHSHAFHRALRGRTEGAGGSFWTWRDRMYEVAGRLDPDSYLALARATYAEMALAGITCVGEFHYLHHAPGGRRYDDPNAMSAALVEAASQAGIRLTLLDTCYLTATVDGQPLTGPQLRFGDGDAGRWADRAGSFTPTTSSGTSTGTGSGSGNSAGSGNSAGSGNSASTGNSTVRVGAAIHSVRAVPADQIPVVAGWAEERGGPLHVHLSEQPAENEACLAYHGRTPTALLADAGALGPRTTAVHATHLTDADRALLGGSGTGACLCPTTERDLADGIGPARPLVDAGCPLSLGSDSHAVLDLFEEARGVEAHERLRTLRRGHFTPAELLHAAAGAGHAALGWAGAGTIAVGARADLVTVRLDSARTAGVPAAGALGAATAADVTDVLVDGRVVVRDGRHATLDVPAALAEAIGAVGGS; from the coding sequence GTGACCGGCCCGGTCCGCTACCACGCCGAGTACGCCTGGCTGCCGGGTCGCCCGGTACCGGACGCCGACGTGCTGATCGAGCTGGCCGACGGGCGGTTCACCGGGATCACCGTCGGGGTGCCGGCGGGGTCGGCGGACGCGTACCGGTTGTCCGGGCTGACCCTGCCGGGGCTGGCCAACACGCACTCGCACGCCTTCCACCGGGCGTTGCGCGGGCGTACCGAGGGTGCCGGCGGCAGTTTCTGGACCTGGCGGGACCGGATGTACGAGGTCGCCGGGCGGCTCGACCCGGACAGCTACCTGGCGCTGGCCCGGGCCACGTACGCCGAGATGGCGCTCGCCGGGATCACCTGTGTGGGCGAGTTCCACTACCTGCACCACGCCCCGGGCGGGCGCCGCTACGACGATCCGAACGCGATGAGCGCGGCGCTGGTCGAGGCGGCCAGCCAGGCGGGAATCCGGCTCACGCTGCTGGACACCTGCTACCTGACCGCCACCGTGGACGGGCAGCCGCTGACCGGCCCGCAACTGCGGTTCGGCGACGGCGACGCGGGGCGCTGGGCCGACCGGGCCGGCAGCTTCACCCCGACCACCAGCAGTGGCACCAGCACCGGCACCGGCAGCGGCAGCGGCAACAGCGCCGGCAGCGGCAACAGCGCCGGCAGCGGCAACAGCGCCAGCACCGGCAACAGCACCGTGCGGGTCGGTGCCGCGATCCACTCGGTGCGGGCCGTACCCGCCGACCAGATCCCGGTGGTCGCCGGCTGGGCGGAGGAGCGCGGCGGCCCCCTGCACGTACACCTGTCGGAGCAGCCGGCCGAGAACGAGGCGTGCCTGGCGTACCACGGGCGGACCCCGACCGCGCTGCTGGCCGACGCGGGCGCGCTCGGTCCACGGACGACGGCGGTGCACGCCACCCACCTCACCGACGCCGACCGGGCACTGCTCGGCGGCAGCGGCACCGGGGCCTGCCTCTGCCCCACCACCGAACGGGACCTCGCCGACGGGATCGGCCCGGCCCGCCCGCTGGTCGACGCCGGCTGCCCGCTCAGCCTCGGCAGCGACAGCCACGCCGTACTCGATCTCTTCGAGGAGGCCCGGGGCGTCGAGGCGCACGAGCGGCTGCGCACGCTACGCCGGGGTCACTTCACCCCGGCCGAACTGCTGCACGCCGCCGCCGGGGCCGGGCACGCGGCGCTGGGCTGGGCCGGCGCCGGGACGATCGCCGTCGGAGCCCGCGCCGACCTGGTGACGGTACGGCTGGACAGCGCCCGTACCGCCGGGGTGCCGGCGGCGGGCGCGCTCGGCGCGGCGACCGCCGCGGACGTGACCGACGTACTGGTCGACGGCCGGGTGGTGGTCCGGGACGGCCGGCACGCAACACTCGACGTACCCGCCGCGCTGGCGGAGGCGATCGGGGCGGTGGGGGGATCGTGA
- a CDS encoding allantoate amidohydrolase, whose translation MLSDSVVEGPLPNTQFQRSWAEIAPIGRDAGTGGYLRYGFTEPVRQLEEWFRDTAVADGAHTVAQDGNGNLFAWYGPAPEHGNAVLVGSHFDSVPYGGGYDGPLGIVSALLAVRALREAGREFRRPVAVVAFAEEEGSRFGVPCLGSRLLTGALDPDRAAALIDRDGVSLAEAMGGRPAGARPETLDRIGAFVELHIEQGRALVDLGAPVGVASGIWPHGRWRLDFAGEANHAGTTRMSDRRDPMLTFAFTVLAANKEARLRGAHATVGRVEVEPNATNAIPALVRGWLDARAADAGTLDALVEAVRVKAADRAARDGTTLGLTQESLSPSVEFDGGLNAALGRVLGEGVPVLPTAAGHDAGILAGHVPTAMLFVRNPTGVSHSPAESAGDDDCAEGVRRLADVLDELAVR comes from the coding sequence TTGTTATCGGATTCTGTTGTAGAAGGGCCCCTTCCTAACACCCAGTTCCAGCGGAGCTGGGCGGAGATCGCGCCGATCGGGCGGGACGCCGGGACGGGCGGGTACCTGCGGTACGGCTTCACCGAGCCGGTACGGCAACTGGAGGAGTGGTTCCGGGACACCGCCGTCGCCGACGGGGCGCACACCGTCGCCCAGGACGGCAACGGCAACCTGTTCGCCTGGTACGGGCCGGCGCCGGAGCACGGGAACGCGGTCCTGGTCGGCAGCCACTTCGACTCGGTCCCGTACGGCGGCGGTTACGACGGGCCGCTCGGCATCGTCAGCGCCCTGCTCGCCGTACGGGCCCTGCGGGAGGCCGGTCGGGAGTTCCGGCGCCCGGTCGCAGTGGTCGCGTTCGCCGAGGAGGAGGGGTCCCGGTTCGGCGTACCCTGCCTCGGGTCGCGGCTGCTCACCGGCGCGCTCGACCCGGACCGGGCGGCGGCGCTGATTGACCGGGACGGGGTCAGCCTCGCCGAGGCGATGGGCGGTCGACCGGCCGGCGCCCGCCCGGAGACGCTGGACCGGATCGGCGCGTTCGTCGAACTGCACATCGAGCAGGGCCGGGCGCTCGTCGACCTCGGCGCACCGGTCGGGGTGGCCAGCGGGATCTGGCCGCACGGGCGCTGGCGGCTGGACTTCGCCGGCGAGGCCAACCACGCCGGCACCACCCGGATGTCGGACCGCCGCGACCCGATGTTGACCTTCGCGTTCACGGTGCTGGCCGCGAACAAGGAGGCCCGGCTGCGCGGTGCGCACGCCACCGTCGGCCGGGTCGAGGTCGAGCCGAACGCCACCAACGCGATCCCGGCGCTCGTCCGGGGCTGGCTGGACGCCCGGGCCGCCGACGCCGGCACCCTGGACGCCCTGGTCGAGGCGGTACGCGTCAAGGCCGCCGACCGGGCCGCCCGGGACGGTACGACGCTCGGGCTGACCCAGGAGTCGCTCAGCCCGTCGGTGGAGTTCGACGGCGGGCTGAACGCGGCCCTCGGACGGGTGCTCGGCGAGGGCGTACCGGTGCTGCCGACCGCCGCCGGACACGATGCCGGGATCCTCGCCGGGCACGTGCCGACCGCGATGCTCTTCGTCCGGAACCCGACCGGGGTCTCGCACTCCCCCGCCGAGTCGGCCGGCGACGACGACTGCGCCGAGGGCGTACGACGGCTGGCCGACGTGCTCGACGAGCTGGCCGTACGGTGA
- the hutU gene encoding urocanate hydratase — MPEPIRAARGTSRTAVGWPQEAALRMLMNNLDPDVAERPDDLVVYGGTGRAARDWPSYHALVRTLTTLKDDETMLVQSGRPVGVLRTHEWAPRVLLANSNLVGDWATWPEFRRLEQLGLTMYGQMTAGSWIYIGTQGILQGTYETFAAVATKRFNGSLAGTLTLTAGCGGMGGAQPLAVTMNGGACLIVDIDPERLARRVQTRYLDTVADSLDEAVEQALAAKRTGQALSVGVVGNAATVFAELLRRGVEIDIVTDQTSAHDPLSYVPEDVELADAAELARAKPVEYTERARAAMVKHVAAMVGFGDNGAEVFDYGNSIRGEAQLGGYDRAFAFPGFVPAYIRPLFSEGKGPFRWAALSGDPADIAATDRAVLELFPENEQLARWIRLAGERVAFQGLPARICWLGHGERDKAGVRFNDMVASGELTAPVVIGRDHLDAGSVASPYRETEAMADGSDAIADWPLLNALVNTASGASWVSIHHGGGVGIGRSIHAGQVCVADGTALAGQKIERVLSNDPAMGVLRHVDAGYPEAAQAATTGNLRIPITEL, encoded by the coding sequence ATGCCCGAGCCGATCCGCGCCGCCCGCGGCACCAGCCGGACCGCCGTCGGATGGCCGCAGGAGGCGGCGCTGCGGATGCTGATGAACAACCTCGACCCGGACGTCGCCGAGCGCCCGGACGACCTGGTGGTGTACGGCGGAACCGGGCGGGCGGCCCGGGACTGGCCCTCGTACCACGCGCTGGTCCGGACCCTGACCACGCTGAAGGACGACGAGACCATGCTGGTCCAGTCGGGCCGGCCGGTCGGGGTGCTCCGGACCCACGAGTGGGCCCCCCGGGTACTGCTGGCCAACTCGAACCTGGTCGGCGACTGGGCGACCTGGCCGGAGTTCCGCCGCCTCGAACAGCTCGGCCTCACCATGTACGGCCAGATGACCGCCGGATCCTGGATCTACATCGGCACCCAGGGCATCCTCCAGGGCACCTACGAGACCTTCGCCGCCGTCGCCACGAAGCGGTTCAACGGCTCGCTCGCCGGCACCCTGACCCTGACCGCCGGCTGCGGCGGAATGGGCGGGGCGCAGCCGCTCGCGGTCACCATGAACGGCGGCGCCTGCCTGATCGTCGACATCGACCCGGAGCGGCTGGCCCGCCGGGTGCAGACCCGCTACCTCGACACCGTGGCCGACTCCCTCGACGAGGCGGTCGAGCAGGCGCTCGCGGCGAAGCGGACCGGCCAGGCGCTCTCGGTCGGCGTGGTCGGCAACGCCGCCACGGTCTTCGCCGAGCTGCTCCGCCGGGGTGTCGAGATCGACATCGTGACCGACCAGACCAGCGCGCACGACCCGCTGTCGTACGTCCCCGAGGACGTCGAACTCGCCGACGCGGCCGAACTGGCCAGGGCCAAACCGGTCGAGTACACCGAACGGGCCCGGGCCGCCATGGTCAAGCACGTCGCCGCGATGGTCGGCTTCGGAGACAACGGCGCCGAGGTCTTCGACTACGGCAACTCGATCCGGGGCGAGGCCCAGCTCGGCGGGTACGACCGGGCGTTCGCCTTCCCCGGCTTCGTGCCGGCGTACATCCGGCCGCTGTTCAGCGAGGGCAAGGGCCCGTTCCGCTGGGCGGCGCTCTCCGGCGACCCGGCGGACATCGCCGCCACCGACCGGGCCGTGCTGGAGCTGTTCCCGGAGAACGAGCAGCTGGCCCGGTGGATCCGACTGGCCGGCGAACGGGTCGCCTTCCAGGGCCTACCGGCCCGGATCTGCTGGCTCGGCCACGGCGAGCGGGACAAGGCCGGCGTCCGGTTCAACGACATGGTCGCCTCCGGCGAGCTGACCGCCCCGGTCGTCATCGGCCGCGACCACCTCGACGCCGGCTCCGTCGCCTCCCCGTACCGCGAAACCGAGGCAATGGCCGACGGCTCCGACGCGATCGCCGACTGGCCGCTGCTCAACGCCCTGGTCAACACCGCCAGCGGCGCCTCCTGGGTGAGCATCCACCACGGCGGCGGCGTCGGCATCGGCCGTTCCATCCACGCCGGCCAGGTCTGCGTGGCCGATGGCACCGCCCTCGCCGGCCAGAAGATCGAACGGGTCCTGAGCAACGACCCGGCGATGGGCGTACTCCGGCACGTCGACGCCGGCTACCCCGAAGCCGCCCAGGCCGCCACCACCGGCAACCTCCGCATCCCCATCACCGAGCTGTAA
- a CDS encoding MurR/RpiR family transcriptional regulator, whose protein sequence is MNDSAVIAAPPMDRVLDLFQGIRLTPTQRRIAHSLVQHAASAAYLSAAEVAELAKVSQPSVTRFAMALGYDGYPALRRRLREIAAAGYGRPDLGAPTGNETQRALRAEADNLDRLAEQLTDRDGVTAAGTLLAGSRPLVVLGLRAAAPLAGYFAYFAAKVLPDVRVLDSGGSLLTDRLEQARAAGANALLAIVLPRYPRESLEALREARAAGMSVVVITDSAVSPAAEYADIVLPAAVGAQLVFDLHTAPMALSMVLLQAICDAVPADSQRRLEEFEQSAVRRQLFIG, encoded by the coding sequence GTGAATGACAGCGCTGTCATCGCGGCCCCACCGATGGACCGCGTGCTCGACCTGTTCCAGGGCATCCGGCTGACCCCGACGCAGCGACGGATCGCGCACAGCCTGGTCCAGCATGCCGCCTCCGCCGCCTACCTCTCGGCGGCCGAGGTCGCCGAGCTGGCCAAGGTCAGCCAGCCCTCGGTGACCCGGTTCGCGATGGCGCTGGGCTACGACGGCTATCCGGCGCTGCGCCGCCGGTTACGGGAGATCGCCGCCGCCGGGTACGGCCGACCGGACCTCGGCGCCCCGACCGGGAACGAGACGCAGCGGGCCCTGCGCGCCGAGGCCGACAACCTGGACCGGCTCGCCGAGCAGCTCACCGACCGGGACGGGGTGACCGCCGCCGGAACCCTGCTGGCCGGCAGCCGTCCACTGGTCGTACTCGGGTTGCGCGCCGCCGCGCCGCTGGCCGGGTACTTCGCCTACTTCGCGGCGAAGGTGCTGCCGGACGTACGGGTGCTGGACTCGGGTGGGAGCCTGCTGACCGACCGGCTGGAACAGGCCCGGGCGGCCGGGGCGAACGCCCTGCTGGCGATCGTCCTGCCCCGGTACCCCCGGGAGTCGCTGGAGGCGCTCCGCGAGGCGCGCGCCGCCGGGATGTCGGTGGTGGTGATCACCGATTCGGCGGTCAGCCCCGCCGCCGAGTACGCCGACATCGTGTTGCCGGCCGCCGTCGGCGCCCAGCTCGTCTTCGACCTGCACACCGCGCCGATGGCCCTGTCGATGGTGCTGTTGCAGGCGATCTGCGACGCCGTACCCGCCGACAGCCAGCGCCGGTTGGAGGAGTTCGAGCAGTCCGCCGTACGCCGACAGTTGTTCATCGGGTAG
- a CDS encoding class I SAM-dependent methyltransferase: protein MDGTNFRRAIARTRLAPVAAFPKRLMRVARHDAQVLGVSAKWLLTSREHHNYTYDLTKLSREHLAWFVSVTCDVPVGQVRTYLAEIEQDDALRQHIEQATAAADRRGLADRRVRYARRIGWYAIVRAIRPGHIVETGVDKGLGTCVLASALLRNAADGNPGRVTSLDINPEAGYLSRSEPWASVVDLVIGDSLASIKQLDRPVDLFLHDSDHHTKHERREFSTVEPKLAPGARLLTDNVTMTNVLAEHAEKTGRRFLAYRETPARHWYPGDGIGIAW from the coding sequence GTGGATGGTACGAACTTCCGGCGTGCGATCGCCCGCACCCGCCTCGCCCCTGTCGCGGCATTTCCCAAACGGCTCATGCGGGTGGCCCGGCACGACGCCCAGGTGCTCGGCGTCTCGGCCAAGTGGCTGCTCACCTCCCGCGAGCACCACAACTACACCTACGACCTGACCAAACTCAGCCGGGAACACCTGGCCTGGTTCGTCAGCGTGACCTGTGACGTACCGGTCGGCCAGGTGCGGACGTACCTGGCCGAGATCGAGCAGGACGACGCGCTCCGCCAGCACATCGAACAGGCCACCGCGGCCGCCGACCGGCGTGGGCTGGCCGATCGGCGCGTCCGGTACGCCCGCCGGATCGGCTGGTACGCGATCGTGCGCGCCATCCGCCCCGGACACATCGTCGAGACCGGGGTCGACAAGGGCCTCGGCACCTGCGTACTGGCCTCGGCCCTGCTGCGCAACGCAGCCGACGGCAACCCCGGCCGGGTCACCTCGCTGGACATCAACCCGGAGGCCGGCTACCTGTCCAGGTCCGAGCCCTGGGCGAGCGTGGTCGACCTGGTGATCGGGGACTCCCTCGCCTCGATCAAGCAACTGGACCGTCCGGTCGACCTCTTCCTGCACGACAGCGACCACCACACCAAGCACGAGCGGCGGGAGTTCTCGACGGTGGAACCGAAGCTCGCGCCCGGCGCCCGGCTGCTCACCGACAACGTCACGATGACCAACGTGCTCGCCGAGCACGCCGAGAAGACCGGCCGTCGGTTCCTCGCCTACCGGGAGACCCCCGCCCGGCACTGGTACCCCGGCGACGGGATCGGTATCGCCTGGTGA